CGCATCCGCCCGCAGGTCCGGGTCGAGTTGGCGAAGGGGAACGCGGACACGCGTCTCCACAACTCCCTGGTCGCGCACTATCACTATCTGGGATACCGGCAGCCCGTGGGTGCCTCGCTCAAGTATCTGTGCCATTGCGGCGAGCGCGTCGTCGCGGCCATCGGCTTCGGGCCGGCCGCGTGGAAGGTGGCCTGCCGGGACGCCTTCATCGGGTGGGATCGCGCCGGGCGCGAGGCCAACCTGCACGCAGTCGTCAACAACGACCGCTTCGTGATTCTCCCCTGGGTGCGGGTGCCGCATCTGGCCTCCTTCCTTCTGGGACACTGCCTGCGGCGGCTGCGGCGCGACTGGATGGAGCGCTACGCGACGCCCATCGTGCTGGCGGAGACCTTCGTGGAGCGGGCGCGCTTCGCGGGCACCTGCTACCGCGCCTCCAACTGGCGCCGGCTCGGGGAGACCCGGGGCCGGGGGCGAAACGATCGCGCGCATCGCAACGCGGAACCCGTGCGCGACGTGCTTGTCTATCCCCTGCACCGGAGCTTCCGGGAGCGCCTTCGCCGGATCGAAGGGATGCCGGAAGCGCGCGGCGATGCCGCGCAGGAAAGCTAGCCATGATCTTCGGCACACTTCATTGCGAATCCTGCGCACGCTTGCGCGAGGAGAACGCGATCCTCCGCGCCGTCAATGCGCGGCTGTGCGGGGAGGCGGCGGAGGCCCAGGCTCGGATCGAACTGCAGGAAGCCAGGATCGCGGCCCTGGGCAGGAACTCGCGCACCTCCTCCAAGCCGCCCTCCAGCGACATCGTCAAACCCAAGCCCAGGCCTGCCGGGGGCACCAAGCGCAGGATCGGCGGCCAGCCCGGCCATCCGCGCCACGGGCGTCCTCCGTTTGCCGCGGCCGAACTGAGCGCGCCGCCCTTCGAGCACTATCCGGGCACCTGTCCCCATTGCGGCGGCGAGGGGATGCCGGAGCCCGGCTGG
The window above is part of the Terriglobales bacterium genome. Proteins encoded here:
- a CDS encoding Druantia anti-phage system protein DruA, whose translation is MDKEIIVRGRKIGAGEVALIGGLIAREGVRGRTHVSEVLCRLWDWRQANGSYREIACRDLLRQLERKGLIVLPAKRKSARRPGCTNTVGPLPPMDTSAMEAPFSRIRPQVRVELAKGNADTRLHNSLVAHYHYLGYRQPVGASLKYLCHCGERVVAAIGFGPAAWKVACRDAFIGWDRAGREANLHAVVNNDRFVILPWVRVPHLASFLLGHCLRRLRRDWMERYATPIVLAETFVERARFAGTCYRASNWRRLGETRGRGRNDRAHRNAEPVRDVLVYPLHRSFRERLRRIEGMPEARGDAAQES